ACTCTGGGGAGGTTCCTTTTATTTACAGCGCAATCACAACCAAATGTTATCTTGCAAATATTTGTACCAGCTTCGCTGGAgcgagaaaaaaaataaatggaCAAGTCCGGAGTCGAACCGAAGACCTCTCCCATGCTAAGGGAGCGCGCTACCAACTACGCCACATGCCCATATTTATTCTTGTGTCAAATCAGATTTTAAGCGATTTTTCTCTATGTTTTTACGTTCTAAGGATATGTTGATGTGCAAATACTATTTAGAGAATAGGATTAATATAATCGGAGTTATTGACATTATTTTGCTTCTACATGAGTGATAGTATTGTgatgttgttgaaatataaatctgttgaaatataaatcgaggttgtaagatatattaaagagatgacttataagaatcagaaagagacaattggtctgtaaaacaaaataaacgaagtcagatgaaaccctaacagaatgtcaatcgatactggaaagatatcggatgataatctatcgtgagacgtttacaattcagggTTTCATTGGAGTTCATTTTTCCTGCTGTGTCATTCCAAagatttttattttatagTCTTTCAggtcatctctttaatacatctttttttttctcctaATACCAAACCAAATCTCAAACAGGAATAGCGTTGCCTTAGCAGTTCCGAAAGACCTTgcaattcttttgatacaTCTCCCGCACCATCAATCGGAAACACATTATAGTCAATGATATGTAATTTAATGGAAGGAAAATAAACTACAGTACTATTTCAACGGCTCCTAAAATAACTAACTCCGAATAAATTAATATTGTTTTCTCGTTATATTATGTAATTACAAAGTGACAGTCAACTACAGCGAttttatttgttttatttttatttcttgcaTATATGCGCTCGAATGAACGCATTCACACCTCAAATTTAATTTCAAAGTATATCTTCTTTAACACCAGAATTTCCAATATCTGTACCACCATTGTCTTGCAGCAATAGcagctttttcttctgcAATTTCTTGTCTCAGTAGATCAAGATCAACTTCTCTTCTACCTGTGTCAATATCCATATCCTCAGCCTTAATGTacaatttccaatttctcCTCCAGATCTTGTGGCCAATATAGAAGGCAATAACGATTGGGAAAGATAGATATGCCTCAAAGAAAGCCTCTGCATTTGGTGTATCACCCAATGGGAATATAGCAATGTAAAATTGAGCAATCAGCATCAGTATACACATGAACATACCCCAATAAGAACCAACAACACCAGCTGGGGAGACAAATGGCAGTTCATCTGTGGATCTACCTTGAGCAGCCAAAGCTCTTCTGAAACGAATATGACATAGACAAATTGCTGTCCAAGTAAATAGAGAAGATAGACCTGATAGAGCTAACAACCAATTAAAAACATCACCTTCCTTTGGAGATTGAGCAACAAAAGCAATCAAACCAAAAGCGGAACTAATAATGATACCAACCATTGGTCTACCTGAACGGTCAATGTAAGAGACAATCTTTGGCAAAAAACCCTGTTCAGATAAAGCAACTAGAGTTCTTGAACAGGAGTAAATAGCAGAATTACCAACAGACAAAACAGCAATCAAAATAACGACATTGACAACACTTGGTAGACCTCTGATACCGTGGGTAACAATAGCAATAACAAAAGGAGAGGCTGCAGCATCGACAGAAGAAGCACCAATCAAACGAGGATCATCATATGGAACCAACATACCAATCAGTAGTAAGCAGATGATGTAGAATAAAGTAATTCTCCAGAAAACTTGCTTTGCTGCACCTGGAACAGACTTTCTTGGGTTTTCGGCTTCAGAACTTGCTAAACCAACTAACTCACTACCAGCGAAAGAGAAAGCGGCCGTAACAAAGACTGTACACAAACCCTTGAATTGGACACCATGATTGGGGCCCACAAAAGCTCCAGGGTGGTACCAGTATCTAGCGCCTATGTAGCCTTCGTTACCTGGACCACCACCACAAATCAAAACGATGGCAAGAATAATGAAACCAATAATCGTGATAACTTTGATGATCGAAAAGACAAATTCTGCTTCACCATAACCTTTAACACCGAACAGATTGATGACCACAATGACAACCCAAAACAACGCAACAAAACCATCACGGTATTTAGGATCCGTACCCCAATAGTTAACAGTAATAGACGCAGACACGATTTCCAGCGGTAGAACCACCAGCCATTGCAACATATAATTGAAGTTGTTTGCAAAACCAAACGATTCATCGATAAATCTGGTGGCATACGTGGTGAAACCACCAGAAACAGGGAACACAATAGCCAACTCACCAACTGCCATAACCATACAGTAAATCATAGTACCAGTCAGCCCCCAACCAATCAGAATACCCGCGGGCCCAGCTGTTCTCAGAGCCGTACCACTACCAACGAAAAGACCCGTACCAATGGCACCACCGATGGCAATCATCTGCAAGTGTCTATTCTTCAAGTGGTGCTGCAGAGGCGATCTGGCCGTCGCAATCGCGATTCTCTCAGCCTCCGTCAAATTTGGGTCCAGCTCCGGGAGCTCAACTCTCCTGAACGAGTCCACAAATCTGCCGAACGTCGTCCTGCCATCGCCCGAGCTATCTGGCTGGTGCGACCCCGACGACGAAGTCACCGGCTCCTGCGCCAAATACTCCACTTCCACATTTTTGTCGCCCTTTTGGTAGGTAGGACTCTGACCCTTCTCGTCTCCGACTGAACTATTCATCTCCAGCGCTCGATGTATGTTCCTATAGTTCTCGTTGCTGCTCTGCACCGAAACACAACACAAACCCCGAAGTCAACCACTCTCCCCACCGTCCATTTCCAGGAAACACAACTGCCTTTTTATACCCGTCACAGACCCACCACGTCCTCCCCGATTGCGTTGCTGCCGCATTATCAACAGCTACACCTGAATCTGCAAACTCTCACGCCCGGATCGCACAGCCCATCCTGCCCAACCGCTGCACTCCTGCTGCAATCCTCGCATAGTCACcgatctttttttttttttcattggaGATAACAGAAACTGGTCTTTTTTCAGACTTTCTGCCTTACTATGCTCCCGTCCACACCACACCGAGTTCCCGCACCGATATCAGATCAAATGTGCCATGTTCCCCTCCAACGATAAGCTGAAGCAGGCGAACAACCCGGTGCCACACACTGCACGCTGGACCTGTTTCTTCATTCGTTCGTCCACCGAGCGACTCGTGCTAATCGTGCCAAGATCCACTTTCTGACCACCACCAGCGCGCACAATGCCCGATCGTACACCTCTCCTAGAAGCCCCAGCAGCTGCCCCAGCGACATTGTGGTCTGAATAGCATATGCCGCTTCATTGCATTAGTATTTGCAGCCGTATTTCCAAGTTCATCTGTGGATACGTACGTTGTGTCTCAGGGCGGGCTTGCAGTTTCAGTTAGATAAGAACGTTAAAAGAAACAAACGTCCTTGTAACGATACGTGATATGCGATATGCGATATGCGATATGCGATATGAGATCAGCTGTGTATCAGCTGTGTATCAGTCTTGCGTCAGTGTGTGTCCGTTTACGGTGCATCGCCCTTAGCAGCACCAAACGGCGCCAATGAGCCGTGCGCGCCAAACTGCCAAAATGATGCCTTACGGAACGTCCACGGGAGGAGGGGGGCGAGAATGCCAGGGAACAAAAAGGTGTGGGTGGGTGCCGTCTCGTGTGTGGTGACAGGGAGTGCCGAAACGGGCGGGTTTGGGGATCGGCGCGGCGCGGTTTCTGAGATCCAGGCGCCGTGGAGGGTGGAGGCGTGGGTGGAGGCGTGGGCGGAAGCACAGGGCGTGTGGGCTGGTGGACGGGAACTGCCTCAGGGTTCTCTGATCCGCGATAGTTTAATGGTCAGAATGGGCGCTTGTCGCGTGCCAGATCGGGGTTCAATTCCCCGTCGCGGagaattcttttttttttcgtaGTTTTGTTTTTCGGGTCTCGCCGTGGGCACGCTGGGCCTCTGGGACCTCGGGGACCTCGGGGACCTCTAGATTTTGCAGTTCGCAGATGGCTAGTTGATGAGGTTGGCTTACGGGCGGTGCTGTATGGGGAGGTCGTCAGCACGCTCTGCATCCGGATCATGGTCAACCTGAACGCTGTTGCACCGGGAGGTGGCAGGGAATACTATGTGGCACTGGGTCTCGAGGGCTCGGCGAACAAGCTTGGCGTGGGCGTCGTGAAGCATCCAGTGGTGGGAAAGCACGAAGGTGGCGACTTCTCGTACGACTGCGAGTCGCAGATACTGTCGAACGTGCGAGACACGTACATTACGCCGGCCGGCGAGGGATTCCTGCCGCGCGATACCGCGAGACATCACAAGAACTGGTGTGTCAGGCTGATCAAGCAGGCGTTGGAGGAGGCGGGCATACAGAACGCGGCCAAGGACCTCGACGTGATATGTTTCACCAAGGGACCTGGCATGGGCGCGCCGTTGCATTCAGTGGTGGTGGCGGCGAGGACGTGTTCTCTGCTCTGGGGGGTTCCGCTGGTCGGTGTGAATCACTGCGTGGGGCACATCGAAATGGGCCGGGAGATAACGAAGGCGGTCGATCCGGTGGTACTGTACGTCAGTGGAGGGAACACCCAGGTGATTGCGTACTCGGAGAAGCGGTACCGGATATTCGGGGAGACGCTTGACATCGCCATAGGCAACTGTCTGGACCGGTTCGCTAGAACGCTGCGGATCTCGAACTACCCGTCGCCGGGCTACAACATAGAGCAACTGGCACTGAACTGCAAGAAAAAGGACACGCTGCTGGAGCTGCCATACACGGTCAAGGGGATGGATTTGTCGATGAGTGGCATACTTGCGTATATTGACAATCTGGCAAAGGATCTGTTCCGTGAcaacagaaaaaatagGCAGCTGTTTGATCGCGACAGCGACGAGGCGAAGATATCCGTTGAAGACTTGTGTTTTGCGCTGCAGGAGAACTTGTTTGCGATGCTTGTGGAGATCACCGAGCGAGCAATGGCCCATGTGAACTCGAACCAGGTCCTGATCGTGGGTGGTGTGGGATGCAATCTGAGGTTGCAAGAGATGATGCAGCAAATGTGTCAAGACCGTGCGAACGGGCAGGTCCACGCAACCGACGAGCGATTCTGTATCGACAACGGGGTAATGATAGCGCACGCGGGTCTGTTACAGTACAGGATGGGAGATTTTGTAAAGGATCTCTCGGAGACTGTCGTCACCCAAAAGTTCAGAACAGATGAAGTCTATGTAGCATGGCGTGAGTAGAACTCGCATATAATGTTTAGAACTATAATATAGGTTTAATATCAATGTGATGTATTCGTTCTTCTCTGTGCAGCGTCAAGGCTGCGCGTTCCGTGGATACATGAGGAAAATCAAGTTCAAGACAACAACACACAACCATAGCTCTATGAGAGGAAAGAAACCTGCTGTGACGCTGTGGAAAATGTCGGAGACTTTGGACTTGtgcattgaagaaatcaatcGATCCATTGATTCTATATCGACTCTATATTTCAAGCCACCAGGCATATTTCACAACGCGGTTGTACGAAACAAAGATAAAGGACAAGGATATGGCACCATAATAACCGAACTTATCAGAGATTGTAAtccaaaagaagaactttcactattcaaaataaataaaagtAATGGAGTCCCTACCAGAAAGGATGGTAAGGGAAGCGTCGTTGACTTTCTTGCCGAAAGGGACAAGAATGACAGAAGAAATAGACGTATTGGTTTGCCCGATCCTAAACCGGTAGTTAGAGTGCCCAAAGAATTTTACTTGAAGAGACATGACGAAGCATTGCGGAGTAAGCGTCCAAAACAGAATTCCATATATTTTGACGTTGAGAGTTCCAAAATTCCCAACGATTCAAATGTGTTTCGACTACTGATATCCAAGTTTCAAGACACGCAAATAATAAATCTTCTTCACGCCTTGCAAAATGGTAGCGTTACAATGGACACTGCTTCAAATGAGATTGATACAGAGTTTCCCCATTCGAAAAGACGCAAAACCATATTCTTGGATGATTTCCCCGTAAAGTCAATTTTGGAAgtatttgaagaagttgcCAATCAATGGCCTCTATCGGTATACAAACAAGCGCATGCCAAATATTCACAGGATTGTACTGTTTTAGAAGAGGAAAtcgaaattttgaaaaccgAACTGCAATTACAAGAAGATCAGTTGCAAGCACAACTAAACATCAATCAATCTTCCTCGCATGTTGTCACGAAACTCATACAGAAGGAGCAAAATGATATACGAAAGttagaaaaagaaatggatcTTTTACAGAGTAGCTTAGAAACTCAGTCGGATTGACCTACTGTAAAGCTAGTGCCGTATTTAATTGTTTTACCACGCTGATTTATATATTTGCTTTGATAGGATAAAATATCGTCTTTTTCGATCCGATATTGGaagggcaaaaaaaaagtgaaataGTAAATAAAGGCGAATTTAGATGATTCATTTCTTGCAAAAAGTATACTGTTTCCTCCGGCGAGTCATATCACATCTCAAACAGGTCTAGAGGATGGCCACTGAAGACCAAATTTCACGGCTTAAGAGAGCTATCTTTACGACAACCGCAACACTTTTTGGATCCcaaaatgttgaagataCAATTTTATCATATAGCAGTCCGTACAAAAGAGCTCTGCATCAAGCTATAAGTAGTTTGGGGTCCCAGGGGTCTTTAAATTCTTTCAGAGgagttaaaaaaaatccGCAAGAAGCGTTTCAAAGTCTGAATGCCTCGATGAATGGTAAgaacttcttcaacaataaATTCActgattcaaaaacaagTTTCAAAGTGCTGAGTTATATAAGTGATGACCTTCTCAATGAAATAGAGAATGAGAATTATGCTTTTATGGACAAGAAATTGCTCAAGAACGGTGGCGAGAAAGGAGGTAAATCGAAAAGTTCGAAGCAAGAGCCTTCGCTTTTTCAAGGTTTTGAAGCGTCCCTCCCCATCATAAATGAGGCAttagaaaataaaatgatGATTGAATCTTCTCAAAGTAATTTGAAAGGTATTTCACATAACCCCCATGAGAATGAtaacgatgaaaatttcgATATTAATGAATCAATTTTGCTACCACATGATTTTCATCCAGAGAAGATTAATGATTCTTATTCTTTAAAGTATCTCAAAACGCTTAACAGTCAAGTTACAGATAATCTGGACCTTTTAGAGAttcagaagaaaatagCAGCAAGCGAAATTGGAGAATTGGATCATAGATTGAATGCTTTAAAGTCCTTGAGAGATTCAACGTTCAAGAAAGTCGCTAAAATAGAACAAAATGAACTGGTTTTGGAAAATCATTTGAATATGATAAATGAACGagtctcttttttgaaagaatatgGACTCGAAATAGATAGTGGTGCAGACTCAGATATGCCATCAACTCCAATGAGCCCACAAATAAATactgataaaaatgatgaatcGAAAAGCGAGCCAATGATCAGCGATAGTAATGATAATTCTGATGAGACCAATGGCATCCAATCTGTTTTTTCCGTGAATGATAGTGACTTCACATCACCTATGATGAGTCAGTCCATTTATAAGAAACTGAAGATAAAGAATCAGACCCCATCTAAAAAACTGCATGATTTTTATCATGACTACAATAAGAAGAGCAGGAAAATTTTCCCGACTCTGCAACAATATTACAATCCTGGTACCAGGATGGctagatttgaaaaagcacATGAAGATGGCATCACTTGCCTAGATTTTGACGTCCCATTCGGTATACTAAGTACTGCAGGGCACATGGACCATTGCGTCAAGATTTGGGATTTATCTCAACACAAAAAGATTGCAGAGATGTCCGGTCACATGGCAAGTATAAGTTGTATGCAAATGGATAGGAGATATAACATGCTGATTACTGGTGCAAGAGATGCGCTCCTGAAAATGTGGAATCTCAACTTAGCCACACAATTGTATCAAGAGCAGGCAGATTTGAAGCCAAGCAGCGAGTCGTCGTGTGTCTATACGTTTGACTCTCATGTCGACGAAATCACGGCTCTCTCATTTGATTCTGGACATTTGGTTAGCGGGTCACAAGACAGAACAATTCGTCAATGGGATATGACGAGCGGTAAGTGTTTGCAAACAATAGACATCAGTTTTGCCGGTCGTGTAAGCCAAAGTCATTCACTGAATAATACTACAATGCTAACGTCTATTGACCCATCCCCAATCATTGGGGCCTTACAGTGTTTTGATGCCGCTTTGGCAAGCGGTACAAAAGACGGCATTGTACGATTGTGGGATTTAAGATCAAGTCAGATCATCAGGACATTAGAAGGTCACACAGACGCCGTGACATCACTTAAGTTTGATTCAAGAAATTTAGTCACCGGTTCGTTGGATAGAAGCGTTAGAGTATGGGATCTTAGAACGGGTACATTAGCGGACGCTTTTGCCTACGACTCGCCCGTTCTCTCCTTAGATTTTGATACACACAACATTGTAGTGGCGACGGGCGAAAAGTCTGCCAAGGTGTTTGACAGAAGCGATGGTAAACAATGGGATTGTGTCGAGAAAGAAGACCAAGACGCCTCATCAAACTCTGACCTGAATTCCTCTAACATTCCTGAAACAATTATGGCACCTGCAAGCACCTCTTCCACTGTGCAGTTCCTCAAGTATAAGGATGGTTATATGGTAGAGGGTCGTGATAACGGAGATGTGAGTACTTGGGCAATCTGATAAGAAACTCTTTATCAGGCCTCAACCATGAATCGCTTCGAattctgttttttttttcatttgcgCAAAATCATCATATATTGGcagaatttcaatactTCACAAAAGCTATAAAATTATATTCGTCGTGTATATAGGCATCTTATAATAATCCTTCAATGCATTTCTATCAATGAGGATCATTGATCAATATCGTTCATATATTCGTATTTTGCGactttcttgatttttaAAGTGGCGaactcttgaaaatttaaGCAGGCATTAGATGCGATGAAATATTGAAACAAGTACATTGAAGTTATCGTGAATTAACTCTGCGAATTGACAATTAACATCGATCTCTTCGAGCCGCTATACTCAGTATGAATTTCGGAAACCAAACGCCAACTATTGTGGTTCTCAAAGAGGGTACAGATTCTTCTCAGGGAAGGGGCCAGATCATATCAAACATAAATGCGTGCATCGCAATCCAAGAGGCATTAAAGCCAACTTTAGGCCCTCTGGGCTCGGATATATTGATCGTCAATTCTAGCAAGAAGACGACAATTTCCAACGATGGTGCCACCATATTGAAACTGTTGGATGTTGTACATCCAGCAGCTAAGACATTAGTTGATATTTCGAGAGCACAAGATGCTGAAGTCGGTGATGGTACTACAAGTGTTACGATAATAGCAGGTGAGTTGATGAAAGAAGCCAAACCTTTCCTGGAAGAAGGTATCTCGCCTCACATTATAATGAAAGGCTACAAAAAAGCTGTTACGTTAGCTACCGCAAAGATTCAAGAGATCTGCGTCGATATTTCCGATAAAGAGAGCGAAAGCAGAGAGCTACTGGAGCGTTGCGCAAAAACAGCAATGACTTCAAAGCTTATTTATAAAAATGCAGACTTTTTTGTCAAGATGTGTGTTGATGCCGTGCTATCGCTAGATAGAGATGATCTAGATGACAAATTGATTGGGATAAAAAAGATTCCAGGTGGATCTATGGAGGAATCGATGTTCATCAATGGTgttgctttcaaaaagacGTTCTCATATGCAGGTTTTGAGCAACAACCGAAAAAGTTTCAACACccaaaaattctttgtttgAACATGGAATTGGAACTGAAGGCTGAAAAGGATAATGCAGAGGTTCGTGTTGAGCACGTTGAAGATTATCAAGCTATTGTGGACGCAGAATGGCAGCTAATTCTGAATAAATTAAAACAAATTGAGGAAACGGGATCCAACAttgttctttcaaaattgccAATCGGAGATCTAGCAACACAATATTTTGCGGacagaaatattttctgtGCAGGTAGAGTGGGCGCTGCTGATCTGGACTGTGTGATTCTAGCTGTCGGTGGCTCTATACAATCCACTACAACAGATATCCGCCCTGAGTATTTGGGAACTTGCGACATCTTTGAGGAGATCCAAATTGGTTCAGAGCGTTATAACATATTCCACGGTTGCCCAAAGGCCAAAACATGTACCTTACTACTTAGAGGAGGTGCTGATCAAGTAATTGCCGAAGTTGAAAGATCGTTACATGATGCGATTATGATCGTCAAGAGAGCTCTGCAAAATAAGCTTATTGTTGCTGGCGGCGGTGCAGTAGAAATGGAACTATCTAGATATTTGAGAGACTATTCAAAAACTATTGCAGGGAAACAGCAACTAGTGATCAATGCTTTTGCTAAAGCGCTGGAGGTTATTCCAAGACAACTATGTGAAAATGCTGGTTTTGATGCTATAGAGATTCTGAATAGATTAAGAATGGCTCACAGCAAGggtgaaaaatggtacGGTGTTGACTTTGAAACCGAAAATGTCGGTGATAATTTCGTGAAATTTGTATGGGAACCTGCTCTAGTTAAGATCAACGCTTTGAATAGTGCTACTGAGGCTGTAAACTTGATTCTTTCGGTTGACGAAACAATTACAAACCAAGAAAGTCAACCAGCCAATGCCGGTATGGCCCCACCCCCTGGTGCTGGTAGAGGAAGAGGTCTACCTATGCATTAAAAATGTAGATAACAATTCTCTCTAAtttctatatatatatagaaGCTTATTAATGCacaaatagaaaaataGATGCTAAGTGTAATCCTACCCTCTCAACGCGCGCAAACGTTGGGCCAGTTtatcttccttttcttcattaaCTTCAGTTTGCTTAATTTCAGGCAGACTATCTACTTTGGCACTCTGTCTCAGTTCTAGGCCATTTTCATCGGCTACTTTGTTCATGAGTTCGTCAACTTTATCGGCATCAACAATAACGGCATCTGAGCTAGTTCCCATATCCTCATACACGTTTACACTAGCATCTAGATCTTCAAATTGCTGCTCAAATTTATCCATTATCATCGTGATCTGCTGCAAATTCATGCTTTGTAAAGCTTTATCCATGCCGCGACATACGGACGCCATAGAGCCAGAAACTTGTCTCATAGTTACAGCTGTTTGTACCCTTGAAGAAACCGAATCAACTCTTGATGCCAGTTTTAGAAG
The genomic region above belongs to Zygotorulaspora mrakii chromosome 8, complete sequence and contains:
- the DID2 gene encoding Did2p (similar to Saccharomyces cerevisiae DID2 (YKR035W- A); ancestral locus Anc_1.249) is translated as MSAAGLENTLFQLKFTSRQLQKQAQRASKEEKQEANKLKKALNESEEIARIYASNAIRKKNERLQLLKLASRVDSVSSRVQTAVTMRQVSGSMASVCRGMDKALQSMNLQQITMIMDKFEQQFEDLDASVNVYEDMGTSSDAVIVDADKVDELMNKVADENGLELRQSAKVDSLPEIKQTEVNEEKEDKLAQRLRALRG
- the CCT7 gene encoding chaperonin-containing T-complex subunit CCT7 (similar to Saccharomyces cerevisiae CCT7 (YJL111W); ancestral locus Anc_1.248); translated protein: MNFGNQTPTIVVLKEGTDSSQGRGQIISNINACIAIQEALKPTLGPLGSDILIVNSSKKTTISNDGATILKLLDVVHPAAKTLVDISRAQDAEVGDGTTSVTIIAGELMKEAKPFLEEGISPHIIMKGYKKAVTLATAKIQEICVDISDKESESRELLERCAKTAMTSKLIYKNADFFVKMCVDAVLSLDRDDLDDKLIGIKKIPGGSMEESMFINGVAFKKTFSYAGFEQQPKKFQHPKILCLNMELELKAEKDNAEVRVEHVEDYQAIVDAEWQLILNKLKQIEETGSNIVLSKLPIGDLATQYFADRNIFCAGRVGAADLDCVILAVGGSIQSTTTDIRPEYLGTCDIFEEIQIGSERYNIFHGCPKAKTCTLLLRGGADQVIAEVERSLHDAIMIVKRALQNKLIVAGGGAVEMELSRYLRDYSKTIAGKQQLVINAFAKALEVIPRQLCENAGFDAIEILNRLRMAHSKGEKWYGVDFETENVGDNFVKFVWEPALVKINALNSATEAVNLILSVDETITNQESQPANAGMAPPPGAGRGRGLPMH
- the GAP1 gene encoding amino acid permease GAP1 (similar to Saccharomyces cerevisiae GAP1 (YKR039W); ancestral locus Anc_1.244), whose product is MNSSVGDEKGQSPTYQKGDKNVEVEYLAQEPVTSSSGSHQPDSSGDGRTTFGRFVDSFRRVELPELDPNLTEAERIAIATARSPLQHHLKNRHLQMIAIGGAIGTGLFVGSGTALRTAGPAGILIGWGLTGTMIYCMVMAVGELAIVFPVSGGFTTYATRFIDESFGFANNFNYMLQWLVVLPLEIVSASITVNYWGTDPKYRDGFVALFWVVIVVINLFGVKGYGEAEFVFSIIKVITIIGFIILAIVLICGGGPGNEGYIGARYWYHPGAFVGPNHGVQFKGLCTVFVTAAFSFAGSELVGLASSEAENPRKSVPGAAKQVFWRITLFYIICLLLIGMLVPYDDPRLIGASSVDAAASPFVIAIVTHGIRGLPSVVNVVILIAVLSVGNSAIYSCSRTLVALSEQGFLPKIVSYIDRSGRPMVGIIISSAFGLIAFVAQSPKEGDVFNWLLALSGLSSLFTWTAICLCHIRFRRALAAQGRSTDELPFVSPAGVVGSYWGMFMCILMLIAQFYIAIFPLGDTPNAEAFFEAYLSFPIVIAFYIGHKIWRRNWKLYIKAEDMDIDTGRREVDLDLLRQEIAEEKAAIAARQWWYRYWKFWC
- a CDS encoding WD repeat MDV1/CAF4 family protein (similar to Saccharomyces cerevisiae MDV1 (YJL112W) and CAF4 (YKR036C); ancestral locus Anc_1.247), which produces MATEDQISRLKRAIFTTTATLFGSQNVEDTILSYSSPYKRALHQAISSLGSQGSLNSFRGVKKNPQEAFQSLNASMNGKNFFNNKFTDSKTSFKVLSYISDDLLNEIENENYAFMDKKLLKNGGEKGGKSKSSKQEPSLFQGFEASLPIINEALENKMMIESSQSNLKGISHNPHENDNDENFDINESILLPHDFHPEKINDSYSLKYLKTLNSQVTDNLDLLEIQKKIAASEIGELDHRLNALKSLRDSTFKKVAKIEQNELVLENHLNMINERVSFLKEYGLEIDSGADSDMPSTPMSPQINTDKNDESKSEPMISDSNDNSDETNGIQSVFSVNDSDFTSPMMSQSIYKKLKIKNQTPSKKLHDFYHDYNKKSRKIFPTLQQYYNPGTRMARFEKAHEDGITCLDFDVPFGILSTAGHMDHCVKIWDLSQHKKIAEMSGHMASISCMQMDRRYNMLITGARDALLKMWNLNLATQLYQEQADLKPSSESSCVYTFDSHVDEITALSFDSGHLVSGSQDRTIRQWDMTSGKCLQTIDISFAGRVSQSHSLNNTTMLTSIDPSPIIGALQCFDAALASGTKDGIVRLWDLRSSQIIRTLEGHTDAVTSLKFDSRNLVTGSLDRSVRVWDLRTGTLADAFAYDSPVLSLDFDTHNIVVATGEKSAKVFDRSDGKQWDCVEKEDQDASSNSDLNSSNIPETIMAPASTSSTVQFLKYKDGYMVEGRDNGDVSTWAI
- the KAE1 gene encoding tRNA N6-adenosine threonylcarbamoyltransferase (similar to Saccharomyces cerevisiae KAE1 (YKR038C); ancestral locus Anc_1.245) translates to MVNLNAVAPGGGREYYVALGLEGSANKLGVGVVKHPVVGKHEGGDFSYDCESQILSNVRDTYITPAGEGFLPRDTARHHKNWCVRLIKQALEEAGIQNAAKDLDVICFTKGPGMGAPLHSVVVAARTCSLLWGVPLVGVNHCVGHIEMGREITKAVDPVVLYVSGGNTQVIAYSEKRYRIFGETLDIAIGNCLDRFARTLRISNYPSPGYNIEQLALNCKKKDTLLELPYTVKGMDLSMSGILAYIDNLAKDLFRDNRKNRQLFDRDSDEAKISVEDLCFALQENLFAMLVEITERAMAHVNSNQVLIVGGVGCNLRLQEMMQQMCQDRANGQVHATDERFCIDNGVMIAHAGLLQYRMGDFVKDLSETVVTQKFRTDEVYVAWRE
- the SPC34 gene encoding Spc34p (similar to Saccharomyces cerevisiae SPC34 (YKR037C); ancestral locus Anc_1.246), coding for MYSFFSVQRQGCAFRGYMRKIKFKTTTHNHSSMRGKKPAVTLWKMSETLDLCIEEINRSIDSISTLYFKPPGIFHNAVVRNKDKGQGYGTIITELIRDCNPKEELSLFKINKSNGVPTRKDGKGSVVDFLAERDKNDRRNRRIGLPDPKPVVRVPKEFYLKRHDEALRSKRPKQNSIYFDVESSKIPNDSNVFRLLISKFQDTQIINLLHALQNGSVTMDTASNEIDTEFPHSKRRKTIFLDDFPVKSILEVFEEVANQWPLSVYKQAHAKYSQDCTVLEEEIEILKTELQLQEDQLQAQLNINQSSSHVVTKLIQKEQNDIRKLEKEMDLLQSSLETQSD